The following DNA comes from Verrucomicrobiota bacterium.
TTTAGGGTTCTAAGGTTGGTTGAAATGAGTTTGTGAATAGTGGCAATTGATAGATCCACGCGACGGGAGATCTCACGAATACTCAAACCATCACGGCGTAGACGTTTAACTCTTTGGATTTGCTTAAACTGCTGTTGATCCTCAACAAGACATCCAATTTCATCAATACGAAATCCATAAGGTATTCTGCCACTCCACTGGCCTTGTTGCCTCTTGTGGCTCAAAGCGTCTCTTGTGCGTTCACGAATTGTCTCGCGCTCCCAGGTGGCCATTGCCCCTAACATGGTCAGAAAGAACCTGCCATTGGCTGAAGTTGTATCGAGGGTCTCTGTTATTGAGTGAAGACTTATATTATGAGGAATGAATTTCTCATAGACCAAGCTAAGCAGATCCTTCGTAGAACGAGTCAATCTATCGAGCTTGTATACGATCAAGTGGTTAGCTTCCCCAGTCTGCAACATACATAGAGCTTTTTGGAGCCCCTTACGATTTAAGTCTTTAGCCGAGAGTCCAGCATCTGAAACTATTTCAATAAGCTCTAAATCTTTAATTAGAGCATACGCTTTGATCTTTTCTTGCTGAGCGAGAAGGGAGACACCTTCACGGGCTTGTTCATCAGTGGATACACGACAATAGCCAATCGATTTTTGTTTATTCATAACATTCTAACCTATTTATCAACAATGCATTACAACAATCTTACTATCGTAGTTACTACGACAATATTTTTACTCGTAGCTACTACGATGGTCAAGTAACATTTAATTATAGTAAGGACAGGAGCTGGCTTATTTTATCTAACTCTTTGACTGAATAATACTTATGGACGGAAAAAAATTGCCTACACGTTTGAGAGCTGCCAGAGAAAAGGCTGCCCTAAGCCAGAGTCAATTTGCTAAGAAATATGATTTGAGCATACATACGCTTCAATCATGGGAACAGGGTAAATACGTCCCAAGAGGTTTGGCAGCAAAAGAACTAGACCGTATCCTCAGCCGGATACTCAAAGATTAGGATTATAGTTATCCTATCCCTTTCAAAATATCAGACCACTCAGCCTTAAGCTTCTTTTTGATCTCTACGATCAGCGGGAAGGATGGGCAAACCTCTCCACCCTCAATCTTCTGGAAATGTCTATCGTGGATGTCAGTAAGCTCTGCCACCTTCTCTTGGGTCAATTTGGCTTCACTCCGAGCACGCGCGATATTACGCCCTAGCTTTTTAGCTAATTTCTTACGATCTGCATCCTTTCGCATGCATCAAGCATGACTGATACTCAAAAACACGTTACGCCAATAATGGGCGTGTTATTGTCTTGCCAGATGCGATCTCAGGGTTTTATCTTAGAAATCATGAAAAGCGTGCTATCCGGTATCCTTACAACGCTTAGCGTTATATCTGCACTTATTTTTAGTGATATTGTGGTCATCCTTATTGGGGCTGCGATTTGGGCATCTCCAGCCCCTTGGTGGGCAGCTATTCTAATGATGATAATTCTATACCCCCTATGGAAACTCGCGGGTTTCTTTGCCCCCATGTTCTTCGCATTCTTGGCTAAAGGCTTATCGGAAGAGAAAAAGTCCTGATTTCAATGACCGTTGTATGGCAAAAATGACTAGCCATCATTAAAATTCAAAATAGCCTGACCGCACACAAATCCTATGGATTTTTCAACAAGTTGAAGTGATTGAAATTTACTTCCTTGGCCAACTACTTTTGCTAGTTTCCTATATAGGGTACTTCCGACCTTTCAAGAGCGCAACAAAGCATAATTTTAAAATAGCCTAAACGAGAAGCTTCAACACTCCATTTCTTGCAGAGGTTTTTCAGAAAAGTAGCCCTTATTACCCGTGTAACTTAGTTTAGCATATGCAAAACTAAAGACGGATTACTCGGCTTTTACTCTCTACCGGCGGCAGAGTTTTTCTTCTCTTTACAGTAGGTCCAAGCAAATAACCCTTTGGTTTTCGTCCTTCAGCCTTTAGCGCATCATTAACTTTGTGCTCAAGCTCCTCCTCAGTCCATTGCTCATCCAGTCGCTGGTTATATTCATCCATCACCTCCCTCGCATCATGCTCGTCTAGGTCAAAGCCCTGTATGACGGTGCAGGCTACGCGATAAGTCGTATTATGCCCACCTTTACCGGAAACGGCTTCAGGCATCTTGCGCATGTATGCTTTCGCTCTATCTAGCTTGTCCATTTTCTATTTTTCTTCTTTCTTGTTACCCCAGGACCCCACAACCCCCACAAGTATAAACCTAATAAGAGATTATATTTTTTATATTTTAATTAGATTCTCCATTATATGTAGTTATGTGGGTTATGGGGTTGTGGGGGTTATGGGGTTAAAAATATCCAAGTAGGTTGAATTCGATTCTGTAAAAGCATATAGCTTCACTTGCGTTGACCCCTTGCCCTCGGGCCTTTGCTTGGACCCCAAGAACCTGGATACGCTAAAATCGTCAATCTGCGGCCTATCTGTGCTCTCGAAAACCTGACTCATGATCATGCCAACCCGGCGCGCGGCATCTTCATCGC
Coding sequences within:
- a CDS encoding helix-turn-helix transcriptional regulator yields the protein MRKDADRKKLAKKLGRNIARARSEAKLTQEKVAELTDIHDRHFQKIEGGEVCPSFPLIVEIKKKLKAEWSDILKGIG
- a CDS encoding recombinase family protein; its protein translation is MNKQKSIGYCRVSTDEQAREGVSLLAQQEKIKAYALIKDLELIEIVSDAGLSAKDLNRKGLQKALCMLQTGEANHLIVYKLDRLTRSTKDLLSLVYEKFIPHNISLHSITETLDTTSANGRFFLTMLGAMATWERETIRERTRDALSHKRQQGQWSGRIPYGFRIDEIGCLVEDQQQFKQIQRVKRLRRDGLSIREISRRVDLSIATIHKLISTNLRTLKNQYSTT
- a CDS encoding helix-turn-helix domain-containing protein; this translates as MDGKKLPTRLRAAREKAALSQSQFAKKYDLSIHTLQSWEQGKYVPRGLAAKELDRILSRILKD